The nucleotide window TTGTGGTGAATGCGTGATTGGAACGTGTGCAGGCATATCCGCATACGAGCATTGACGCGGACGATGTGTGCCGCGGACGAGGgagggtgaggaggtggaagGGATGTTATTCTCCGTAATGATGTTGTTGAAGCCCCTcccctgtggtgctccagCACAGGCACCCGGACATAAACAGACAAACGATGAAAAAAGCGGTGGCGCTGACTGGTGAAGAGGCCCATTCGAGCACGCGTCAAGTGTGAAGATGAAAAGTaaggaaagaagaaatgGAACACTTTTTGGCATCAATTACAGCAAACGTGCCTctcacgcacacccacacacgtcAGAAACGCGTGAAGGTTGTGACCCTCTTGAGGTAACTACCACGCAGCTTCTGCTCGGACTGCTGTTCATTCGGTTTTCTACTTTGCTTGAGCTGCGGTGCTGTTCCTTTTTATTTTTGTTCCCTCGCCTTGCGACGCCAATTCACTGTCATCGTCTCGCGGCCGGGATCTGCAGCTCCGCTAAATGGGTGCACAACAGGTTAGAGCACCGATCAACAGAGCGAGCAGCACTGGCatagaggaggagacggtggCGTGGCGAGTACACGGCAAGAAAGAACGAAAGGGAAACAGAGGCCGCAGCGAAGAACGCACCAGCCGCCAGCGGTGGAGaaacacaagagagaaagaggcgagaGATGCGAGATAAAACAAAAAGCGAGCAGAGACGGGGAATTGGGGATTCCACACGCACTGTGTGCATCAACGGAGGTGTGGCTACGCTACGAATAAAATATAAGGGAAAACAGGAGGAGCAGTAACTGGCCGCGCTACCGCCCAGCGTCAAGGACGCATACCTCATCGCAGGTtgacacacgcgcgcacgtgcgcatgCAAGCGTAAGAGACACAGAAAGAGACAGTAAAGCAGAGTTGTTAGACAGCACCAACGCGATTGTTGGGGgacgaagagggaaggggggcccCCTTATGACACGAGGGCTCAGTTGTGGGAAtaagaagagaaagacaacAAGGTGACGCGCCCTCGAGTCCACAGTGTGTCGCTTCggtagagagagacacagacgcacaaggagaagaacaagaggaacacatacacacacacacacacacacacacaagaaaagcgggcgccacacacgcacacgcacaacacaGGCAGGAGAAAAAACATCCTCCCTAATTCGAGTGCAACCACAGCTCAGGCCGCTGCACGCAGTTGGCGGAGTCCGCTACTGGCCGAGTGGAGAACTCCGCTCATCGCGTCGAGTCGGCGAGAGGGTCGCGTGCCACCACGTTCGAAGGAATCAACAGTGCGTTCACTTCCGCTGCTGAGTTAGCCTCTGGCGCGTCTACGATAACCTTCGCAACGCGGGCCACGAGTTCACAAGTCATGAGGGAAGTAAGGCCCCAGACCAGCTCACCAGGAAAGTCCTCGGGCAGCATCGGATCGAAGCCGCAGTCATCCATCACCACAGCCGCCTTTGGAGATCGACGAACTGCCGGGGAGACATCCATCTGAACAGGGCTAGCAAAGAAGCAGGGAAAGAAACACGGGCGCTTGCTCGTTAAGGAATGATACTTGATGACCCGCGCGTGACTTGTCGACGctttcagcagcagcgttgaCAGGTGAAGGTAGTGGAGAGAATCGACCTCTTCAGGGCTCGCGCGGTGTGGCTGCACAGGCTTAGTCGCAACAGCCACAAACGgcgtcacacacacgtgctgTGACTTTGTGGAAATCGGTGTTAGAGATCCGATAATCTCGTACTCTGATGGCAGGAggcccacctcctccagtgcctcacgctgcgctgcgttgcGTGGAGTCTCGTCGGCCTCGGCATGGCCACCTGGGAAGCTCATTTCGCTCTTGTGTGAGCTCACCGTCTCTGTGCGCTTGGTGAGGGTGATGCACATGTCCTGAAATCCGTCTCCCGTCGCTGTGggcgagagcagcaccaacacGGCACACTGGCGCGGCGTCGTCAGCTTCACGGGAGTCTTTTGTGGTGAAAACCCGGTGGTCGTGGTGCTGCCATCGCTAAAAGTGTGGAGGCAGAAATGCGAGGGGAAGGCGACCGACTCGATAGGGAAGCTAAGCGCTTGCTGCAGTAGTGGCACCCACCCCTGAGCGCTTTGGGGTagacgtgctgctgcggctgcggtcCGGATCATGGGGCAACAGCGTCAGTTCGAATCAAGTAGAAGTGAGAAGCcgggggagggcggcgagaaCATATACTACAACACACGCATATACACGGACATATTAGCGGGGGACTGGTAAGAGAGCAAAGATGCAAAGGGGAGATATGTCTATAAGCATACGCATGGAAACGAACATCTGAGCGTGACAGGCTTCGCAACAAGGGGCTACTGGGATAGTCACACGTACATGGAGTCTAGAAACTGAGAAAGCAGTTCGCTCCATGCGCGCGAGAGGAAACGTGCGGCTCACTCCTTCGTCTCCTGGCCCTATCCTCGGGTAATTCCAGACGATGCACAAAGCCCTTTAGCGCAGAACAGCAAAACGTAGCAAACGGCTGCACATGTGCGCTACGaacaacgaagaaaaaaTGGGCTGAGGAGAGTAGAAGGTGAAGAGGAAGAATGTGGGGAGTAGAAAGTGCTCCGTGCCACGTCTGAATcagtcctcctccttggcacAGAACTGGCCGCAGAGAGTGAACGGGGGGAGTGATGAGAGGATACGGAGCAGAACGGAAGATGATAAGCGGGTATTTGAGGCAGAGTGCCCCGATGCATGGTATAACGCGGTGGATAGCAATGAAGAGCGACGTTGCCCCTCCACTGCAGATGCCAGTAGAGctaaagaggaggagaaacaaaacggagagagaaaaggccaCGACCTATACACCATATGTGCAACGCGACTGCACGcgtgcgcccccccccccacacacacacacacacgcatacacataCGCGCTTCCTCCACAGGTTCGCCTGCCGCACATTCCTCCGCCTCTACAGAGCAGTGGCGATATCAccttgccttttctctctctctgcgttgCATAGTGGCCGCTCTTCCCGCACAAAAGTCGTGCCCATAATTCAGCGAAGccagcgaaagagaaacacgTAAAACGACAACGGACACGTCAATGCGCTGAGCACGGCAGTCACAGATGgtaaccaccaccaccaccaccaacacccacccacccacacacacacacacacacaaagagtgCACAGAGAGATAAGgacaaggtggagaagacgagCGGCGCACACATAGAGGTCTCCCCAGGACAAAACTCATTCTTGTGCTACTCCTCGTCTCTCACTCGCCACCGAACTTGACGCCTTGGTAGGGCTGTGTTGTGGTCCCGTCGAGATTAAAGAGAGTCACCTTGAAGGGGCGCATCACCGACACAGGATGATGGTCCAGAGCATGCAAGTACGTGCGAACTGCCTGCTCCTCGGAGAGgtcgccgacatcagcaactggaacagcagcagaggaaagtCGCGCAAGGTACGCGGGGCGAGACTGTCCGTAGCCGAGGGCTGCTCCGCCAGCGAGTTCATCGAAGGTCATTACCGTACCCTTTTTCGAGAGCATTGCCACCGTCTGCACCTCGCCGTGTTCGAGAATGTAGCGCAGCAAGTTCTCCTCTATCCCTTTGAGCCCGCCCTCCGTGGTGCACACGAGTACAGAGAAGTCCTTAGGGCCGCCGTCCGAGACGACAACAGCGTGGTTTGGGTGGCGCGCAacgagcgcctgcagcatTGTGTGAGCTCCCTCGGGGCTCAGACGCTTGTTGATGGCCGGGTTGTAGAAAATGTCGCTGTTGGTCGTATAGAAGCGCAGAAGGGGGTTGGTAtcgccgccggcggtgcgCTGAGTGTGATAGATAGCGTGGTCGAGAAGGAGGTTGGACCACAGCGTGGACTGCCTGTCCAGCGTCGCCGGCGAGTGCTGCTCGGTGAAGAAGGGTGGCAGCCCAAAGAAGCTCCAGTGTTCAGAGGACATAAGTGTGATACGTCTCCAAAGAAGTGgaccgctgcgcagctcacAAGAAGCTACttggaaaaaaaagatcGGTTAAAGGCACTGGGTAccagcgcgcagcagctgcgtgcaGTGGCAGGCAAAtggtgtgtgcgcacactcacgcacagcGTACAGCACCAGATCCTCAGAGAAGATACGCCGGTGGCTCTAGATGCGGCCATAAAACGAGAAAGGAAGACGTTATAGGCGACAGAGAAGGCTTGAGAGAATCACTTGTTGTTTCAGAGACAAAGGAGTCAACTCCGTCTTCAAGGTGCCACGTCACTATCAAAGTGAAAGAACCCATAGAGGCACTGAGCACAACCCACACGTGAGTATACACCTGTGATCGACAAAGCGCCTCATTCGCCAAGTCTCTCGTCAGTTCCTTACGCCACATAGGAGAAAGGGGCCCGTCACATGACACCAAAGACGCTCCGGCTGATGAACGgcatcctcctccaccccgcTTCGCCGTTGCACAGAGGTGATGTCCGCGTCAGAGAGCACCGCCACGAAGGAGAAGATGTGCCTCCATCCTCGGAGAGAGGCATCACTAGCGTGCGCACATCATCACGAAGTGCATCCGCATCGCGCGCCTTCGTCCACTTACTTCGCTCATGCGTTTGGTTTGTTTGAAGTGTTGTGCTTTGCCCACCCACCAGTGCCAACGCGAGACTCAGAGAGAAATAGCGCAGCGAAGCAAAGACAGAAAGAAGACAAAAAACGCGAAGGCTTGACCGACAGGGCAgaagacagacagacagacagacagagagagagagacgggtaTGTGGCCTTCCTCTGCTcactctccttctctgcagctgccccaCTCACGCTTCATGGCAACATCGAATCGGTCACAAACACGCAACAAgtgaaaggggaaggaggatAAGAGCCAACGAGGAAatgcacacacaggcgcggCAACTTAGAGCGACACACTAGTCCCATTCACCGCAACAACGACGCCTTTCTTCATTTACTCCGTGCGCTGGTGTTTGTCATCTCTCACCGGCACTTCAgccccacccactcacctcCCGTCTCGTTCCCGCGCAACACAGAGCACCGTTCGTTGCACACGCGACGAGCTTGGGTTACGCGCACCGCACAGACCTCCACCCTCTAGTGCACCGCTGAGATGACCTCTACCCCGTTCTTTGTTACTGCCTTCACGAAGAAGTGTGCGTTGCTGATAACAACGCGGCGCTTCACCTCGTCACAGCACTTTTGCATGAGCTCTAGGCCCTCCTGCTCGGTCAAGTCCGGACGCCAGAGGCGGTCTAGCAGAGACGTTACAAACGAAGCGCCGTAGCCGTGGCAACCAAACGGCACAGCCTGCAGGGTGCCGAGGTAGTCCATGTAAAACAACTGCGGCcccgccgcgccgtcgtcgtcctcggaCACCGGCACGTCGTAGCCGGCAAAGAGGCAGTTCACCTGGTAAGCACCCTCGCGGCTGCGGAGTGCACTGGCGAGAGAATTGCGCATGAAGTTCGCCGTCgactcgcagctgctgtggcgtcCGTGTTGGCGCATACGGTTGAGTGCGAGGTTGCATTTGATGTATTCGGTGAAGTTCACGCGAGGGCCATTCTCACCAATGCACGCCACCAGCTGATGTGTGTCAAGCTGCGTAATtttgtcctcctcgtcagTGATTTTAATGTAGTAGAAGGCGTTGAGACCAGCCGCAGCGACCATGACGTAGCCCTGGCACCGAAACGCAatcgctgtcgctgccatTGTGTTTGGGGATGTGTGTCGgcagtggggagggggaaaggaggggcgTCGGCAACGGCTAATCACGGAAGTGCTGATgctgaagaaaagagaagaaacactGACGGGAATGGGCGCCGAGGTGCGACAAAAAAACGCCTTCAAAATATATTGAGCGGGACTGGAGGACGGCGGAGCTTCCGGGTGCACCAAAGCCAGtccgaaagagagaggctgagtaacgaggggggggggctataGGAAACAGCGGTGAAAGAGGTAGGTGAGCCGCCGAGTGCGATCAAGGCAACAGAAGGGATCCAGTGGGGGAAAGAGCCGAGAAGCAACGTTAGCAGACAACTTCAGCGCGCCGTAGCAGCGGAGGGGAAGAGACGAAGGTGATGGGAAAGCGAAGCGGTCAAAGTGGAGTTCTATTGCCAGGATGCATGTTTGTGTGGGGGTGTCGATAGTCTCATGCAAAGACAGTCATGAGGCTGCCTTAGCTGGAAATCAGGATTTTCTTCGCTGTCGTTGCGTGTGCATAAAGAGCGAATCCGAAGGTATTCACGATTGATATGCTGATGAACGAGACTGCTATGAAGCCAACACAGTAGCATCCCTTTCCTCGTCGTCTCCGGTATGGGCAGTAGAGGAAGGTGGGGAAGAAAATGCTGGCGGCTGGTCGACGCCGGATGCCTTGAAAACGTACAACTGCACCCGGATGGAGATGAGATCGTGTCGTCAGCACCGGAGAACCGTTACAACGAGTGCGCGACAGCGCGAAGGTAGGCGCACCCCCAGTGTCACCCCAGGGGTGCTCACTAGCGCCGAGCGACAAACGCCTTTCCGCAGCACAGATTCGCACCACGACTCACCACGCACTCCAAATTTGCCAGAAATGCGTCGTCAAAGGCGAGAAAGTGCGCCATAGTCTCGATAAACTCGACCTCGTGATCGACCGGCACGCCAGAGGAGACAGCGTGGCGTCCGTGATGTCCGGCTTCTGGAGACATGCAAAATGAAATGGTGCGAAGTCACGACTGTTATGGGCGTGGAGGGGTGCGCGCCAAGACACTTCAGGCAGCGCATCACCCTTCACAGAGAGCAGCTCGACTTCACAGTCGATGCGGAGAAGTGTGTGCTATCGTCTCCCTCGAGGTAGTGCACTGCCTCAGGGCACGCCTGGAGTGTCTGCGCCAGGGCAGCGCAGTGGCAACTCTGAGTCGTCTCTGTCGCGTCTGTTCATCATTCACAGAGAAGACGAGTGCTGCAGGACGCTGCCACTGGTGCGCAAAGGTAGGTGAGGCAGATGCGGCGCAAAATTAAGAGCTTTGGCTACGGCGGCTGACGGGGAGGCAATTTATCGTCGTATGCGTGTCCCTACAGGATACAGAGTAGACGTGAGGGGTACCAGAGCAACCCGATGATTCACCCATACCTCCTGCCAAAATGGGTGTCCTCAACAGCCAGTATATTATCGTTCTACTCTACCGTGTACTGCCGTCTTGTGTCCGTCACCAACAGCGCACGGTGGCGCGGCAAATTTGTCACTTGCATCTGCGCAGCTGCCTGACGTCAGTGAATTCAGCGCAGTGCGTTCGGCAGAGCATCTTCCTGCTCTTGAGTGTCCTGAGTGAGTTGATCAAAGCACTGCTGGTCGTCGGCCATGCGTTGCTTCATAGTCGCCTGCCTGGCCTTCATCTTCTCGAGGAGGCGGTCGACATCCGCAAGGACGGCAGCGAAGCAGCTATGGGAATCCTGGTAGGCTGACAGTAGCGGCTCTGTCTGTATGGGCGTGATCGCCTGCATGGCCTGTCCTGAGGAAAGTGGCTTCTTACTGGTTTGTCGTGTTGAATCGCGCCCCACCATACACAGCCGGCGACGCTATGTGCGCACAGATCAGTAACGCCAGTGCATGTGCCGCTAGAGATCTGTCTACGCGGAGACAGAGACACGAGTCCTGGGAGCAGAAAGCAAGCTGTGATTCACAATAGTCCTACCAGCAAGAGCAAGACCATGTGCAGCCCTCAAGGGTGCAAAGGCACcgtgaaagggaaagaagtAGTCTTACGCGAGTAAAGGGGAAAAGCAGTGGAGGTGCAACTACAGGCGCGTACGTACGCATGTACCTGGATAAGACCGGCTGGACTAGACCAGTGAGGGATCGGTAGCGTAAAAAATGGTGGtccagcagcacaggaggtTAAAGGATTGGCGCGAACCGCTCCACTCAGCCCTTTGCCGCCTCATGGATCACCTGGTCGGTGCGCGCGTATGGGTGAAGAATGTGTGCATGCCAACAACAACGAGCGATCTGCACCACTGCCGGTACGCCTCGAGTGAGCTGTGTAACCTGACTCTCTTTACTGTCGTGTTTCATGTGCgttgtgtacgtgtgtgtacgcATGTGTTCCTGCGTAATAACGGTGGATATACACACATGCTCCGCTCACCATAGCCGCCatctccacacacacgcccagcCTATACAATTACTACCGGTAacgaaaaggcaaagaggaagggggggcgAAGGGCAATTCgattctcttttttctctgtgccACTTCTTCGCAAGAGAGACACCTCAACACCCAACGCACAGCaagaggagaacgagagagccATAAGGGTGGGGAATAGCAGACAGTACGAACGCCGATACAGGGCATCCACAAAACCTCATACCGgtccttccctttctcacCACCCGGTCAACACCCACGTCACCAGCGAGGTGAGCCGAGATGTCAAGAAGCAGTTAGTGCCCCGGGTCAACCTCAGCGACGCTCTACTCACTCCCTTTGCCGCTTGCCCTTCACTTCTTCTGCTGACTCTtctccagcgctgcgcggCACGGACGATACGTCTTGCGGTGTATCGGGCACAGTCCGTTCTTGGCCACGTACTTCATGTGTTGCTCTACTGGGTACCCCTTGTTTTCCCCGAAGCCGTAGCCCGGGTAGAGGGCGCCGATGTAATTCATGAGCTCGTCACGGGTGACCTTGGCGAGgcacgacgcggcggcgattGAGAGGCTGCGCTTATCACCCTCGATGATGGGCTGAACGTCGCCACCAATACTGACGCTGGTGAAGTAGTCGTAGCTCGGGCCCGGTACGGCGTGGCCGTCGATGAGGACTAGCGGAGGTTGTATTGGCTCGAAGTCAAAGTAGTCCGTGGCCCCTTTCAAAAGGTCCAGTTTATGCGGCACCTGATAGCGCTTGTCGTTGTCGTGGTTTGCAGCGGTGCAAAATCGACTGAACAGGTACTGCACGATACTGGATGAgcgcggccgcggcgccgtctcGTGCGAGAAACGCGCATCGTTGAGCATGTGCCAGATGGACTGCGCAGAGCGGTGCATCGTGTTCATGGAGGCGTTGTAGATGTTGTACTCATCAATGTAGGTATGGTTGGCGATGCCGATGGACCAAAAGTACACATAGTTGCCTGCACTGTTGTACCCGTGATAGGTGACCAGGTACGGCGTTTGCATAGAGAGTAACTTCTTAAAGGGCAGCTTCGATAGCTTCATGTGGGAGTCGAACTTTTTACTGCCCAGCACCGACGCTGGCGCCTCATCACCGGCGCAGTGGTGCACGACAAACCTCTTGCAGCTCACAATGTCAAAGAAGTCGACGTGTCCAGTGATCATGGCAAACACGAGatcgcgctgccgctctgaCACGGACTTGCTGTCAAAAATCTGAAACTGCTCGGGTGCCTCGTACAACTGGTCAAACTCGTTGTTGAAGCTGGAGACCGGAATGCgcgagacggcggcgccgactACGGGGCCGGCAAGTGGGCCTCTGCCCGCCTCATCGCATCCGATCGTCAGGGCCGTTTCCTTgatgctgcgccgcagccgcacgccATGTTTCTTTATCTGCGCCACAgccgcatctctctctcgctccagCTTACGGCGAGTCGACGCAGAGATGCCATTGGTATCTGGAGCTGGCAGCGTGCGACCTGAGATGTTTGTCTGAGGCAGCAGGCCGTCACGGGAGAGCTGGTACCCGACCAGGTCCAACGTGCCATCGAGTGTGGGCTCGCCCGTGTCGGTCTCGCGATGCCCGACCACCACCTTCTGCAGTGCGTTCCACGTCGGTGGTGGTCTGAAGGGGGGAAAGGTGAGGCGCTTCTGCCGTAGTACGCGATTGGGTCGGAGCAGGCCACTGCCAAGGGCAGACGTACGACGTACAAAAGGGACGAAGCGCCATGCGTTGAGCATGATAAGCATTCGTCTTTCGAATGAGTTGCAGCCGCGCGGAAGTGCGCTTGCGAGTCTAGACTTGTTATCTCAACTGGTGAACTTGCGGCTTGACAAAGGGAGGTGCGGACGACTGCAGGTCGTCCGCACGACCGCTGCTCCGTAATGAGGCCTCTGTGTaggcaaaagagaagaaaacgaaggaGAACAGTGTGACGATGCGCCTTGAGCAAGTGAATGatgcagagggggagggtaaTAACAAGAGAGGCCCCTGGATCAAGTGATATCTATGAATGTATGTATGCGCAGGCGTGCCAGTGCACTCATGTGCGCTGACAAGGTCTGTATCTCACTCTCTCTGGATGCGTACGTGAGCAGGTGTCTGGGTATGAAGATCTCAGTGCGATGTTGAGAGAAGTGTTGAAAAGTGCAACTGAAGAGAGGGGACAGGCTTCTATGCGGCCTCGTGTGAAGGGCGCTTCACTGTGTAGTTCGAGGGGTAGAAAAGAGATGGTGTAGGAGCGATGTGAGAGTTcaagtgtgtgcgtgagtcCTTCCTCCATGTGGTGATTGCCGCCGTAATTCGAGCACAAACGAGGAACCAACGATACCAGGCAAAatgcggagggagggaaggggtggCTGGTGACGGCCGTGTTGGATGCTCCGTATCAGCTagcaaagaggaaaggggaaagaaaggggaaagaacGCATGCGTCGAGGAGAAGCAGTGGCGAGGGGGTGGTGCGCTGACAGGGAGGGATACTGAAAGGTAAGTGCATTGTTGTAGTCTTGTCGAGTGGCATAGAATACAAGATCAGCACAGGTGCCTAAAATCTTTCGGCGACCACCCTGAGGTTACCTCAGAGTGCATTCTAGCAGATCAAAGCACGCAGACAGAACAACGCGCACATGCTCTCATCAAGGAAATAAACAGAAAGAACGACTGCACACGAACCAGAGGTGAGCACGTCACTTCCTGTCCTTCACtctgcgcgtctctctctcattcttcTCTTCTACTCCTTTCGGCAGATTACATGGTTAACAGGATTTTGCCAACGGGGGCAAAAAGCACCGAGACGGGCACTTACAGGCAtgccgcacacacagagagagggagagagcgacaccAGCAccaaagggggagaaagacgaTTAATAGtaataaataaataaaaagaaaagcactACCGCACGCGCACGTACTCGCATGTCAGTGACCTGCGCGGCAGAAAGCGAAATGTTTGCGTCAGCTGCTCCATCTCCTCAGTTACAATGGCTGTGGGCGACGCTCTGACGCCAGTACCTTGAACCGGCGCTTGATGGTGACGCGCTGGCGGCTAAACTTGTCATCTGGGCTGAACCTGGCGGGGTGGGCGCTAAGCGTCGGCTTGTTCTCCGGGTCCATCTTCTTCAGCGTGTAGACACGCTTGCCGTCGACCATGTACACTCGGAGATGCATGTTCgagatgtgtgtgtgtgtgtgtgggtgggggtggggggtgtgTGGATACTGTTGTGTGCCCGCGTGGAGATGGACAGCAAAGGCGCAAGTGCGATGCACTACGTCTGTCTTCTTCGTGGAATAAGCTGGAGCTCTGAGAatcacggcagcagcgcaagctgTGACGTCATCCAGCAGGAACAGATGAGAAGATgggagacagagacagagagagaggtcaAACGTAATGGCAAAGGTTTCGATGGAATTACACAAGAGCTATAAAAGACACACGGTAGTTCAAGCGCGCCCACCGTGCTGGTGTATGCCGGCTacagaaaaagaggtggTAGTTTGGAGGTAATGCTTCAGACAGCGATGGTCCTACTGCAGACGCGACTCCTCCATAACGCGCGCCTTCGTCAGacaagcgctgcagctgcaggtgcgctCTTCATTTTTTCCTTGACATTTTTTGTTTTGGGTTTCACTTGCGCTCGAGCCGGCGATATTTACCCCCCGTCAAGACCACAAAAATAAAGAAAGAGGCAAAGAGGCAGGAGAGAAGAATACAGACGGCGTGTCTTATCCGGCCTTCGCCCAAGGCCGGAGCAAAAAACACCATACAAGACAGAGCgaacgaaggaaaagaaaggaggtgCCCACCCAGTTCCTTGTC belongs to Leishmania braziliensis MHOM/BR/75/M2904 complete genome, chromosome 36 and includes:
- a CDS encoding putative nuclear protein family a (nop10p); the protein is MHLRVYMVDGKRVYTLKKMDPENKPTLSAHPARFSPDDKFSRQRVTIKRRFKVLASERRPQPL
- a CDS encoding putative dolicholphosphate-mannose synthase: MSSEHWSFFGLPPFFTEQHSPATLDRQSTLWSNLLLDHAIYHTQRTAGGDTNPLLRFYTTNSDIFYNPAINKRLSPEGAHTMLQALVARHPNHAVVVSDGGPKDFSVLVCTTEGGLKGIEENLLRYILEHGEVQTVAMLSKKGTVMTFDELAGGAALGYGQSRPAYLARLSSAAVPVADVGDLSEEQAVRTYLHALDHHPVSVMRPFKVTLFNLDGTTTQPYQGVKFGGE
- a CDS encoding conserved NUDIX hydrolase protein — its product is MIRTAAAAARLPQSAQGWVPLLQQALSFPIESVAFPSHFCLHTFSDGSTTTTGFSPQKTPVKLTTPRQCAVLVLLSPTATGDGFQDMCITLTKRTETVSSHKSEMSFPGGHAEADETPRNAAQREALEEVGLLPSEYEIIGSLTPISTKSQHVCVTPFVAVATKPVQPHRASPEEVDSLHYLHLSTLLLKASTSHARVIKYHSLTSKRPCFFPCFFASPVQMDVSPAVRRSPKAAVVMDDCGFDPMLPEDFPGELVWGLTSLMTCELVARVAKVIVDAPEANSAAEVNALLIPSNVVARDPLADSTR
- a CDS encoding putative ribonuclease HII; translated protein: MLNAWRFVPFVRRTSALGSGLLRPNRVLRQKRLTFPPFRPPPTWNALQKVVVGHRETDTGEPTLDGTLDLVGYQLSRDGLLPQTNISGRTLPAPDTNGISASTRRKLERERDAAVAQIKKHGVRLRRSIKETALTIGCDEAGRGPLAGPVVGAAVSRIPVSSFNNEFDQLYEAPEQFQIFDSKSVSERQRDLVFAMITGHVDFFDIVSCKRFVVHHCAGDEAPASVLGSKKFDSHMKLSKLPFKKLLSMQTPYLVTYHGYNSAGNYVYFWSIGIANHTYIDEYNIYNASMNTMHRSAQSIWHMLNDARFSHETAPRPRSSSIVQYLFSRFCTAANHDNDKRYQVPHKLDLLKGATDYFDFEPIQPPLVLIDGHAVPGPSYDYFTSVSIGGDVQPIIEGDKRSLSIAAASCLAKVTRDELMNYIGALYPGYGFGENKGYPVEQHMKYVAKNGLCPIHRKTYRPCRAALEKSQQKK
- a CDS encoding putative proteasome beta 2 subunit, which codes for MAATAIAFRCQGYVMVAAAGLNAFYYIKITDEEDKITQLDTHQLVACIGENGPRVNFTEYIKCNLALNRMRQHGRHSSCESTANFMRNSLASALRSREGAYQVNCLFAGYDVPVSEDDDGAAGPQLFYMDYLGTLQAVPFGCHGYGASFVTSLLDRLWRPDLTEQEGLELMQKCCDEVKRRVVISNAHFFVKAVTKNGVEVISAVH